Proteins encoded within one genomic window of Camelina sativa cultivar DH55 chromosome 19, Cs, whole genome shotgun sequence:
- the LOC104764573 gene encoding uncharacterized protein LOC104764573 isoform X5 produces the protein MASMAIGVSFSIISGVGGGGDSVNQVATAPRSTLKLNQKYTLTESTTCRFLGMKKFRGSGAIRTISKAVVSGEEMSRRNLRVGLICGGPSAERGISLNSARSVLDHIQGNGISVSCYYIDPDLKAFAISSAQLYSNTPADFDFKLESLAQGFSSLSGLAEHLVSAVDIVFPVIHGRFGEDGGIQELLESHNIPFVGTGSRECRRAFDKYEASLELRDYGFMTVPNYLVQGTDVDESEIAQWFTDNKLDLKMGKVVVKPAKAGSSIGVKVAFGVNDSIKKAIELILEGIDDRVVVEVFIEDAYEVTAIVLDVGSGSVCHPVVLMPTEVQLQFHGSSDPKEDAIFDYRRKYLPTQQVIYHTPPRFPIHVIKRIREEASLIFQKLGLRDFARIDGWYLAPNSNLLSSASERLGGPESGDIICTDINLISGMEQTSFLFQQASKVGFSHSNILRTIVHRASSRFPHLSWYNNGYSQLLQGSTDLEISGDVQKVFVIFGGDTSERQVSIMSGTNVWINLQRFVDQLIRNIFKLGQ, from the exons ATGGCGTCCATGGCGATCGGCGTCAGTTTCTCGATAATTAGCGgcgtaggaggaggaggagatagCGTTAATCAAGTAGCGACGGCTCCACGGTCAACACTGAAGCTAAATCAGAAGTACACACTAACCGAGAGTACTACATGCAGGTTTTTGGGGATGAAGAAGTTTCGGGGATCCGGAGCTATACGAACCATCTCGAAGGCGGTCGTTTCCGGAGAGGAGATGAGTAGAAGGAATCTGAGAGTGGGACTCATTTGCGGAGGTCCGTCGGCGGAGCGCGGGATTTCTCTCAACTCTGCTAGATCAGTTCTCGATCATATCCAG GGTAATGGTATAAGCGTGAGCTGCTATTATATAGATCCTGACCTCAAAGCTTTTGCAATTTCCTCCGCCCAG TTGTACTCGAATACTCCGGCAGATTTCGATTTCAAGCTGGAGAG TCTTGCACAGGGATTCTCATCGTTATCCGGATTGGCTGAGCATCTTGTTTCCGCTGTGGACATTGTGTTTCCAGTAATTCATGgtcgatttggtgaagatggtggcATTcag GAGCTGTTGGAAAGTCACAACATTCCATTTGTGGGGACCGGATCCCGTGAATGTCGTCGAGCCTTTGACAAG TATGAAGCCTCTTTGGAGCTCAGGGACTATGGGTTCATGACAGTACCAAACTACTTGGTGCAG GGGACTGACGTAGACGAAAGTGAAATAGCACAATGGTTTACAGATAACAAGCTGGATCTCAAGATGGGAAAAGTCGTG GTTAAACCAGCTAAAGCAGGTTCGAGTATTGGTGTCAAAGTTGCTTTTGGCGTAAATGATTCAATTAAAAAGGCTATTGAACTAATCCTAGAG GGAATTGATGATAGGGTTGTTGTTGAGGTGTTCATTGAAGATGCATATGAGGTCACTGCCATCGTCCTGGATGTAGGTTCTGGTTCTGTTTGCCATCCTGTTGTACTGATGCCTACTGAG GTTCAACTTCAGTTTCATGGCAGTAGTGATCCAAAGGAAGACGCAATCTTCGACTATCGGAGGAAGTATCTGCCGACACAGCAG GTCATCTATCACACTCCTCCCCGTTTCCCTATCCATGTTATCAAAAGGATTCGTGAAGAGGCATCTCTTATATTTCAAAAGCTTGGTCTACGTGACTTTGCTCGCATTGATGGATGGTATCTGGCTCCCAACTCAAATTTATTATCATCTGCAAGTGAAAGGCTTGGAGGACCCGAGTCAGGGGATATTATATGCACAGACATCAACCTG ATAAGTGGCATGGAACAAACTAGCTTTCTCTTCCAGCAGGCTTCTAAG GTTGGGTTTTCTCATTCAAACATTTTACGAACAATCGTCCACCGTGCTAGCTCGAGGTTTCCCCATCTTTCTTGGTATAATAATGGGTATAGTCAATTACTCCAAGGTTCAACAGACCTGGAAATCTCTGGGGACGTCCAGAAAGTGTTTGTCATATTTGGAGGAGATACTTCAGAGCGGCAGGTGTCCATCATGAGTGGAACGAATGTCTGGATCAATTTGCAAAGATTTGTAGAT CAACTCATCAGGAACATCTTCAAACTTGGACAATAA